A stretch of DNA from Acidimicrobiales bacterium:
CGAAGCCGAGAGCGACCAGGTTGGCCTCGACCTGCTCGATGTCGGCGCCGTCGTCGGCGTTGGCGTCGAGCTGGCGCCACAGCGGCCGGCCGCCGAACCACAGCGGCACCCAACGGCCGTCGATCTCCACCACGCCCTGGCCCCGGTCGATCACGGTGCCGAGGGCGGGCAGGGCGGTGATCGTGCCCTGGGCGCCGACGGCCACGTCGACCGGGTCGCCGAAGCCGAGGGTCCCGGCCAGCTCCTCGTACTCCTGCAGGTCCTTCCTGGTCACCTCGGCGTCGCCGGTGGCCGTGTCGGCCCCGTCGGCGCTGTCGGCGGCGTCGGCCGAGTCGTCGAGCCCCCGGACGGCGACGACCGCGCCGCCGGCCACGAGCACGACCGACGCAACTCCGCCGACCAGCAGCTGGCGCCGACGCCTACGCATCCCGGTCCCGCTCACGCGGACCCCTCGTCGTCGGAGTCGGAGTCGGATTCGGGGCCGTCGGTGGTGCCGAGGCGACCACCCTTGGGACCGCCCTCGATGCCGAGCTCCTCCTGGCAGGCCTCCATGTCCGCGAGGTTGTCCTCCTGGTTCTCGGGCGACATCGCCCGGCCGTTGCCGCCGGGGCCGCCCTCGACCCTCACGGAGCCGTCGTCGCCGACCTGCGGGTCGGGCATGTCCCAGCCCTTGTCGCGCATGCACTGGGCCACGGCCCGCTGCTCGTCCTGCATCTGCGCCTGCTCCTCGGGGGAGAGCTGGATGTCGGGCATGACGTCTTCCATGATCGGCTGGCACGCCTCGTCGGCCGCCTCCATCGTCTCCTCGGCCGCCTCGCGGTCGCCGGTCGCCGGGCCGGCGTTGATCGCCACGCCGCCCTCGCCGTTGAACTCGGGGTCCGGCATGTCGACGCCGTGGTCCCGCATGCAGGCTGCGTACTCCAACATGGCGTCCTGGAACTCGCTGTCGTCGACCCGGCCGTTGCCGCCGCTGCCGTCGCTCGACGAGTCGTCGCCGTCCTCGGCGCCGTCGCTGCCGTCGATGCTGGCGACGCCGTCGTCGTCATCGTCACCGTCGCCGCCACCGCCGAGGGCGAAGGCCGCGCCGCCGGCGACGAGCACCAGCGCCACGACCGCGGCCGCGAGGAGCCGCCGGCCGCCGGGGAGTCGCCGCTTCCCGGGACCGTCGCCGTCGAGGTCCGCGAGGGGCGGCAGGTCGCCACCGGGCGGCAGGTCGTCGTCGAACGTCGGCTGCTCCGGAGGCGGGTCGGTCGGTGGGCTCGGGGGGAACGGAGGGCGCTCGGGCGGCCTCGGGTCCTGAGGTGTGTCGTCCATGGCGCCGCACTGTGGGCGCCCTGCGCTGAGAGGGGCCTGAGATCGACTGAGAGAGCTCTCAGGCGGGGACGTGTCATCTGCGTCGCCGCAGGCCACACTCGGTGACCGTGCGAGTCCTGGTGGTCGACGACGAGGTGCACCTGGCCGAGTCGGTCCGGCGCGGGCTGACCGCCGAGGGCTTCGCGGTGGAGCTGTCGCACGACGGGCTCGACGGGCTGTGGCACGCCCGCGAGCGCAGCTACGGCGCCATCGTCCTCGACATCCTGCTGCCCGGCATGAACGGCTACCAGGTGTGCCGCACGCTGCGGGCCGAGGGCATCTGGACGCCGATCCTCATGCTCACCGCCAAGGACGGCGAGTACGACGAGGCCGAGGCCCTCGACACCGGCGCCGACGACTTCCTCTCCAAGCCCTTCTCGTTCGTGGTGCTGGTGGCCCGGCTGCGGGCGCTCGCCCGGCGGGGTGCCACTCCCCGGCCCGCGGTGCTGTCGTCCGGCGACCTGGTGTTCGACCCGATGACCCGCCGCTGCCACCGCGGCGACGTGCCCATCGCCCTGACCCCACGGGAGCTGGCCCTGCTGGAGGCGCTGCTGGGCAACCCGGGCGCGGTGGTCGCCAAGCGCGACCTGCTGCGCACGGTGTGGGGCGACGACTTCACCGGCGACGCCAACGTGGTGGAGGTCTACATCCGCTACCTGCGCCGCAAGATCGACGAGCCCTTCGGCCGGCACTCGCTGCGCACGGTGCGGGGCCACGGCTACCAGCTGGTCCACGACGAGGCCCACGATGCCTGAGGGCTGGCGCCGCATCGCCGGCTCGATGCGCCTGAGGATCACCCTCTCCGCCGCGATCGTCACCGCCGTCGCGGTCGCGTTGGCGGGCTGGTTGATGATCCGCTCGGTCGAGGACGCCCAGCTCGACCGGCTCCGCGAGCGGGCGGACGCGAGCGTCGACGCCGTGGCCGGCAGGTTGGAGGCGGGTGCCAGTTGGGAAGCGGCGCTGGCCGCGGCACCGAACGTCGCCAGCGACGGCGTCACCACCTGCCTGCAGGGCCAGAGCGAGCGTGGCAATGCCGTGGTGTGCACGTCCGGTGCCACGAACTCCGCTCCGCTCGGCGCCGGCGGTTCGCCCCCATCGCTCACCGAGCCCCTCCCCGGCAGTGGCGGCGAGGTCGTGCTCGGGGGCGCCAACAGCGACGTCGTCACCCGCGATGTCGCGACCGTCGCTGGTCGGGTCACCGTGACGGCGTTGGCGCCGTCGGGCGAGGTCGCCCGGAGCATCGACGCCGTGGGCCAGGCCCTGTGGATGCTGTTCGCGGGGCTCGTGGGCGTGGTGGCGCTGGTGGCCTGGTGGCTGGCCGGGCGGACGTTGCGGCCGGTCGAGGCGATCCGGGTGGAGGCCGAGTCGATCGGGGGCGAGAGCATCCACCGGCGGCTGCCCGAGCCCGCCGGCCACGACGAGATCGGCCGCCTCGCCCGCACCATGAACGCCATGCTCGGGCGCCTGGAGCACTCGGCGCTGCGGCAGCGCCAGTTCGTGTCGGACGCGTCGCACGAGCTGCGCAGCCCGGTCGCGGCCATCCGCACCGACCTCGAGGTCGCCCTGCACGAGGGCGACCGGGCCGACTGGCCCACCGTCGCCCGGGCCGTGCTGGCCGAGGAGGGGCGGTTGGAGACCCTGCTGGCCGACCTGCTGGTGCTCGCCTCCGACGACGAGACCGCCGCGGCATCACGCACGACGATGGTCGACATGGAGCGCCTGGCCGCCGAGGAGGCGTCCCGGGGCCGGCGGGTCCCCGTCACGCTCGACTCCCCGCACGCCGCCGGCGCCGGCGCCGACCCCGACGCCTTCGTGGTGGAGGGCGTGGCCTCCCGCCTCGACCGGGCGCTGGCCAACCTGGTCGACAACGCCGCCCGCCACGCGTCGAGCCGGGTGAAGGTGACCGTCGCCCGCCACGGCGACCGGGTGCGGACGGTGGTCGATGACGACGGCCCGGGCATCCCCGTCATCGACCGTGAGCGCATCTTCGAGCGGTTCACCCGCCTCGACGGCAGCCGGTCCCGCGACCGGGGCGGCGCCGGCCTGGGCCTGGCCGTGGTCCGCTCCGTCGCCACCCGCCACGGCGGCTACGTGTGGGCCGACGTGAACCCCGAGGGTGGCGCCCGCTTCACCCTCGAGCTCCCCGCGGCCCACCCGGGGTGACCGGCTGACCGTCGTCCCGTTCCGGCGTACCTCCGCCGCGACCACCGCGGCAGAGGTACGCCAGGTTCATGGGCGGGCCGGACGTTCGGCTACTCGCAGCCGACGCCGTCGTCGTCGCGATCGAGGTGGGGGCCGTAGCCCGGGTCGCCCCGGTGGACCGGGGCCGCGCCCGCGGCCCGGGCCGCGTCGCAGTTCGCGAAGGACGCGCTGGGCGCCTCCGGCTCGGGCTCCGGGGATGGAGGCGGCGGCGGGGGAGCCGGCGCCACCGTCGGGGGAGGGGGCGGGGGCTCGGTCACCGGAGGCGCGGTCGGCGGAGGTGCCGTGACCACCGGCAGGGTGGTCGGGGGCACTGTCGTGGTCGGGGCCGGGGTGGTCGTCGGGACCACCGTCGTCGTGGTGGTCGACTCCGCGGTCGCCCCAGCTGAACGGGTCGCCGTGTCCTCCGGCTCCTCGCCCGTCGCGGCGCCGATCAGCCCGAGCACGAACAGCCCGCCGACGACCGGCACCGCGATCCGGGCCCACGTCGGCCACGACGAGAACATGCCGGCCAGCCCCGCCCCGGTCGGTCGGGTGAACCGGTCACCGGAGCCCGAGCCCAAGGATGGGCCCAACGCCCCCGCCCGGTAGCCACCGGAGGGCGTCCACGGTGGCTCCTCCGCCGGAGGCAGCGACGCCGAGTCCCACGCCCGCGTGGTCGCGGTCGGCTCCTCCACGGGACGCAGCGGCGCCGTCGCCGCCGGATCGTCCGCGAAGCCACCCGGATAGCTCCCCCGGTCCGCCCCCGGTGCCGGCGGGTACCAACGCCCGTCGCTCGCACACCACCAACCCGCGGGCGGCTCACCCGCCCACGTCATACCGGCATCGTCCGTCCACGATGCCCCGCCAGGCCTGTTCATTTTCCCACCTCTGCTGTCCGCCGTGAAAGACGCACAGTAGGGCTCGGCACCCCCCACCCGCAGTGGCAGGGGGTGCCAACCTCACACCGTCGGTGTCAGCTGAGGCGCTCCACGATCATCGCCATGCCCTGCCCGCCACCGACGCACATCGTCTCGAGGCCGAAGGTCTTGTCCTCGTCCTGGAGGGCGTGGATCAGCGTGGTCATGATGCGGGCGCCGGTCATGCCGAACGGGTGGCCGAGGGCGATCGCCCCGCCCTTCACGTTGAGCTTGTCCCACGGGATGCCCAGGTGCTTCGCCGACGGGA
This window harbors:
- a CDS encoding response regulator transcription factor; amino-acid sequence: MTVRVLVVDDEVHLAESVRRGLTAEGFAVELSHDGLDGLWHARERSYGAIVLDILLPGMNGYQVCRTLRAEGIWTPILMLTAKDGEYDEAEALDTGADDFLSKPFSFVVLVARLRALARRGATPRPAVLSSGDLVFDPMTRRCHRGDVPIALTPRELALLEALLGNPGAVVAKRDLLRTVWGDDFTGDANVVEVYIRYLRRKIDEPFGRHSLRTVRGHGYQLVHDEAHDA
- a CDS encoding ATP-binding protein encodes the protein MPEGWRRIAGSMRLRITLSAAIVTAVAVALAGWLMIRSVEDAQLDRLRERADASVDAVAGRLEAGASWEAALAAAPNVASDGVTTCLQGQSERGNAVVCTSGATNSAPLGAGGSPPSLTEPLPGSGGEVVLGGANSDVVTRDVATVAGRVTVTALAPSGEVARSIDAVGQALWMLFAGLVGVVALVAWWLAGRTLRPVEAIRVEAESIGGESIHRRLPEPAGHDEIGRLARTMNAMLGRLEHSALRQRQFVSDASHELRSPVAAIRTDLEVALHEGDRADWPTVARAVLAEEGRLETLLADLLVLASDDETAAASRTTMVDMERLAAEEASRGRRVPVTLDSPHAAGAGADPDAFVVEGVASRLDRALANLVDNAARHASSRVKVTVARHGDRVRTVVDDDGPGIPVIDRERIFERFTRLDGSRSRDRGGAGLGLAVVRSVATRHGGYVWADVNPEGGARFTLELPAAHPG
- a CDS encoding excalibur calcium-binding domain-containing protein, which produces MTWAGEPPAGWWCASDGRWYPPAPGADRGSYPGGFADDPAATAPLRPVEEPTATTRAWDSASLPPAEEPPWTPSGGYRAGALGPSLGSGSGDRFTRPTGAGLAGMFSSWPTWARIAVPVVGGLFVLGLIGAATGEEPEDTATRSAGATAESTTTTTVVPTTTPAPTTTVPPTTLPVVTAPPPTAPPVTEPPPPPPTVAPAPPPPPPSPEPEPEAPSASFANCDAARAAGAAPVHRGDPGYGPHLDRDDDGVGCE